One genomic segment of Actinoplanes ianthinogenes includes these proteins:
- a CDS encoding D-alanyl-D-alanine carboxypeptidase family protein — MPAPPSNPRPAPLGNPRPAPPSDPRPAPPGNPVPAPPNNPRPAPAAGSTYQSAPTSPQTYQSAQDVPKKAGSGKRRVAILLVVVFFLVALVGAGAAVQLTRDLPNATLTTEIATTIKIPGSAPKIPWPSTGSAELMIEGMGRLGGSGGDKAEPIGSVAKVMTAYVILKNHPLDGDEEGPSMTVDAADVADYNQRTLTGQSQVRVAVGEKLTERDALEALMLPSANNVAHMLAEWDAGNVEGFLEKMNDAADDLGMTETEYTDPSGFLPTTISTAADQVKLGQAALKIDAFAEIVELPSAEIPVEGTIKNYNDLLGEDGVFGIKTGSTDQAGGNLLFAARLKVASRDLVIVGAVFNQPGANTPEQLAAVNKVVRKLLTAVGKSVKEYPLVAAKPLGSVQTAWGSSVTVTPASALKVVGWPGLAVKVKTTTTKPGSLVTAGQQVGEVQAAGVRVPLRADAATSEPSLWWKLTRRP, encoded by the coding sequence GTGCCCGCGCCGCCCAGCAACCCGCGTCCCGCTCCGCTCGGCAACCCGCGTCCCGCTCCGCCCAGCGACCCGCGTCCCGCTCCGCCCGGCAACCCGGTGCCAGCGCCGCCCAACAACCCGAGGCCCGCGCCGGCCGCCGGCTCGACGTACCAGAGCGCGCCCACCAGCCCGCAGACCTATCAGAGCGCTCAGGACGTACCGAAAAAGGCCGGAAGCGGCAAGCGGCGCGTCGCCATCCTCCTGGTCGTGGTGTTCTTCCTGGTCGCGCTGGTCGGCGCGGGCGCCGCGGTGCAGCTCACCCGCGACCTGCCGAACGCCACCCTGACCACGGAGATCGCCACCACCATCAAGATCCCCGGCAGTGCCCCCAAGATCCCGTGGCCGAGCACCGGCTCCGCCGAGTTGATGATCGAGGGGATGGGCCGGCTGGGCGGGTCGGGCGGCGACAAGGCCGAGCCGATCGGCAGCGTCGCCAAGGTGATGACCGCTTACGTCATCCTCAAGAACCATCCGCTCGACGGTGACGAGGAGGGCCCCTCGATGACCGTCGACGCGGCCGACGTCGCCGATTACAACCAGCGGACGCTGACCGGGCAGTCGCAGGTCAGGGTGGCCGTGGGGGAGAAGCTGACGGAGCGGGACGCGCTGGAGGCGCTGATGCTGCCGTCGGCGAACAACGTCGCGCACATGCTCGCCGAGTGGGACGCCGGCAACGTCGAGGGCTTCCTGGAGAAGATGAACGACGCCGCCGACGACCTCGGCATGACCGAAACGGAATACACCGACCCGAGCGGCTTCCTGCCCACCACGATCAGCACCGCCGCGGACCAGGTGAAGCTGGGCCAGGCGGCGCTGAAGATCGACGCGTTCGCCGAGATCGTCGAGCTGCCCAGCGCGGAGATCCCGGTCGAGGGCACCATCAAGAACTACAACGACCTGCTCGGCGAGGACGGCGTCTTCGGGATCAAGACCGGCTCGACCGACCAGGCCGGGGGCAACCTGCTGTTCGCCGCCCGGCTCAAGGTCGCCTCCCGCGATCTGGTGATCGTCGGCGCGGTCTTCAACCAGCCCGGCGCGAACACGCCGGAGCAGCTCGCCGCGGTCAACAAGGTGGTCCGCAAGCTGCTCACGGCGGTCGGCAAGTCGGTCAAGGAGTACCCGCTGGTGGCCGCGAAGCCGCTCGGTTCGGTGCAGACCGCCTGGGGCTCGTCGGTCACCGTGACCCCGGCCTCGGCGCTCAAGGTGGTCGGCTGGCCCGGCCTCGCGGTCAAGGTCAAGACCACGACCACGAAGCCGGGTTCGCTGGTCACCGCCGGGCAGCAGGTGGGCGAGGTTCAGGCAGCCGGGGTACGCGTTCCGCTGCGCGCCGACGCCGCCACGAGCGAGCCCTCGCTGTGGTGGAAGCTGACCCGCCGTCCCTGA